The following proteins are encoded in a genomic region of Montipora foliosa isolate CH-2021 chromosome 8, ASM3666993v2, whole genome shotgun sequence:
- the LOC137967380 gene encoding uncharacterized protein, which yields MDVPSDADTIRLKDLLNSMGLVQHVKRPTHIHGHTLDLIITRQADDIVDGEPLPERHFSDHATVLCKLRVMKPAPRIMHAEYRKLKSIDITKLREAIRNSQLHQDPPDDLSMLLDCYDATLKSLLDEHAPVCSRHVITRSRPPLFNDNIIQARRDRRKAERRWRKTRLPSDLVVFKVKWNYVVHLMNEARCTHYRPFIDKNSSDQSKLFRARKRLLNLQEDKSIPPHTNASVVTNEMGEYFIHKVVAIRSKLAVDAVSHAVSTECAPHGSSSTDDVVTLSEFQSLSEEAVRKMAVASMKTCLLDPFPSSILLLCIEELLPVITRMLNISLEHGYFADE from the coding sequence ATGGACGTTCCGTCAGATGCTGACACCATCCGCCTCAAGGACCTGTTGAACTCTATGGGTCTGGTCCAGCATGTTAAACGACCCACTCACATACATGGCCACACCTTGGATTTAATTATCACACGGCAGGCCGATGATATTGTGGATGGTGAGCCCCTTCCGGAGAGACATTTCTCTGACCATGCTACCGTGTTATGTAAGCTAAGGGTGATGAAGCCTGCGCCAAGAATTATGCATGCTGAATACAGGAAACTCAAATCAATTGACATAACCAAGTTAAGAGAAGCTATTCGTAACTCCCAGCTACATCAAGACCCGCCTGATGATTTGAGCATGCTGCTCGACTGTTATGACGCGACTTTAAAATCGCTATTAGACGAACACGCGCCGGTTTGTTCTCGTCATGTCATCACTCGATCCAGGCCCCCATTGTTTAATGATAACATAATTCAGGCTCGAAGGGACAGGAGGAAGGCCGAGAGAAGATGGAGGAAAACTAGACTCCCATCAGATCTTGTAGTATTCAAAGTTAAGTGGAATTATGTTGTACATCTGATGAACGAAGCTAGGTGTACTCATTACAGGCCATTTATTGACAAGAACAGTTCGGACCAATCAAAGCTGTTCCGGGCTAGAAAGAGGCTATTAAATCTGCAAGAGGACAAGTCTATTCCACCTCATACAAACGCCTCTGTTGTCACAAATGAGATGGGTGAATACTTCATCCATAAAGTAGTTGCTATAAGATCAAAGTTAGCCGTTGACGCGGTCTCTCATGCGGTTTCTACTGAGTGTGCGCCTCACGGTTCATCGAGTACTGATGACGTTGTCACGCTATCAGAGTTTCAATCTCTCTCTGAGGAGGCTGTAAGGAAGATGGCTGTGGCTTCCATGAAGACATGTCTTCTGGACCCTTTCCCGTCATCCATCTTGTTGCTTTGTATTGAGGAGCTACTTCCAGTGATTACTAGAATGTTGAACATATCATTAGAGCATGGTTACTTCGCTGACGAATGA
- the LOC138012441 gene encoding uncharacterized protein produces the protein MFVVLFVFLSVFSFTSLYDSFTMPDSVANLKRENNSLKAQVSTMADEISRLKEMIEQQIGNTVSPTSNDGVRSVEFLSKEYDDLNCFRAMAKKELQRLSTSLAELKTKVDAIANVIDEFQDHSFLYNIKMVGVPEISVDESAASTSKLCLNIFKEMGANVTVNDIDTAHRVPSRNSNGKPKPIVCRFVRRLAKDMVMSVRKDICRVNPAAAGLPEDSSLSAARIFDHLSPRMQTVLFEAKKFKEQHRYQYCWSKGSFVYLRKNTSSRAIKIKDLDDLGRLQTEGNS, from the coding sequence ATGTTTGTTGTTCTCTTCgtgtttctttctgttttttcttttacttccttGTACGACTCGTTTACTATGCCAGATTCAGTTGCAAATTTAAAGAGGGAGAATAATTCTCTTAAAGCACAAGTATCCACAATGGCGGATGAGATCTCGAGATTGAAAGAGATGATAGAGCAACAGATCGGCAATACTGTTAGTCCAACAAGCAACGATGGAGTCCGTAGTGTAGAATTCTTAAGCAAGGAATACGACGACCTTAATTGCTTCAGAGCCATGGCGAAAAAAGAATTGCAACGCTTGAGCACCAGCCTTGCCGAGCTAAAGACTAAAGTTGATGCCATTGCAAATGTTATTGATGAGTTTCAGGACCACAGCTTCTTATACAACATTAAAATGGTAGGAGTCCCCGAGATTTCAGTAGATGAATCCGCAGCTTCGACAAGTAAACTTTGTCTgaatatttttaaagaaatgggCGCCAATGTAACGGTCAATGATATTGACACAGCACATCGTGTCCCAAGCAGAAATAGCAACGGGAAACCCAAGCCGATAGTGTGCAGATTTGTTAGACGATTGGCGAAAGATATGGTCATGTCTGTTCGGAAAGATATTTGCAGAGTAAATCCGGCTGCTGCTGGACTACCTGAGGATTCTTCACTAAGCGCGGCTAGAATTTTTGATCATCTATCACCAAGAATGCAAACTGTGTTATTCGAGGCAAAGAAGTTCAAAGAACAGCATCGTTATCAATATTGCTGGTCCAAGGGCTCATTTGTCTATTTGCGGAAAAATACCTCGTCTCGTGCTATCAAAATTAAAGATCTTGACGATTTGGGCAGATTACAGACCGAAGGAAACAGCTAA